A genome region from Hevea brasiliensis isolate MT/VB/25A 57/8 chromosome 9, ASM3005281v1, whole genome shotgun sequence includes the following:
- the LOC110639246 gene encoding uncharacterized protein LOC110639246, whose amino-acid sequence MPSYAKFLNEIPSDKRILEDHEAVALTKECSAILQRKLPPKLKDLGSFSIPFHIGESFSTKALCDLGPSVSLMPLSIYEKLNIGGLKPTNVSLKLANRLVKYLEGILENVPLKVGKFYILINFVILNMEENSHIPIILGRPFLITVNALIDVKGKKLTLRVGGDQLAFNIGNAMKRHY is encoded by the coding sequence atgccttcttatgcaaaGTTTCTGAATGAAATTCCCTCAGATAAGAGGATACTTGAAGATCATGAGGCTGTTGCCTTAACtaaggaatgcagtgctatccttcaaaggaaacttcctccgaAGCTCAAAGAtctagggagtttttcaattccattccATATTGGAGAATCATTCTCTACTAAAGCTCTATGTGACTTAGGgcctagtgtaagccttatgcccctttccataTATGAAAAGCTCAACATTGGTGGCCTTAAGCCAACCAATGTTTCTCTTAAGTTAGCAAACAGATTAGTTAAATATTTGGAAGGGATCTTGGAGAATGTCCCACTtaaggttggaaaattttacatcttGATTAACTTTGTCATTCTAAACATGGAAGAGAATTCTCACATCCCTATCATTTTAGGGAGACCTTTCCTAATTACAGTCAATGCTTTGATTGATGTGAAAGGtaaaaagcttactcttagagtgGGAGGGGATCAATTAGCTTTCAACATTGGCAATGCTATGAAAAGGCACTATTAA